In Asanoa sp. WMMD1127, one genomic interval encodes:
- a CDS encoding biotin/lipoyl-containing protein produces the protein MNGNGSQARDEREAEILLDTIARHAARLGAAGVAPLRRMRVSSGDATVDVEWQQPEGAPTATVVAVPTTTSVVTAAAEPLPDTFTLGAPAVGTFYRAPEPGAPPFVEVGDVVSAGQQIGIIEAMKLMNPIEAERPGRVVEIVASDASPVEYGQPILVLAPVQNPADA, from the coding sequence GTGAACGGCAACGGGTCGCAGGCGCGGGACGAGCGCGAGGCCGAGATCCTGCTCGACACCATCGCCCGGCATGCCGCCCGACTGGGCGCGGCCGGCGTCGCGCCGCTGCGCCGGATGCGGGTCAGCTCCGGTGACGCCACGGTCGACGTCGAGTGGCAGCAACCGGAGGGCGCCCCGACCGCGACCGTGGTCGCCGTGCCCACGACCACTTCGGTGGTCACGGCGGCAGCCGAGCCGCTCCCGGACACCTTCACTCTCGGCGCGCCGGCCGTCGGCACCTTCTACCGCGCGCCCGAGCCGGGCGCACCGCCCTTTGTGGAGGTTGGCGACGTCGTCTCCGCCGGGCAGCAGATCGGAATCATCGAGGCGATGAAGCTGATGAACCCGATCGAGGCGGAGCGGCCCGGTCGGGTGGTCGAGATCGTGGCGAGCGACGCCAGCCCGGTCGAGTACGGCCAGCCGATCCTCGTCCTCGCTCCGGTCCAGAACCCCGCAGACGCCTAG
- a CDS encoding acetyl-CoA carboxylase biotin carboxylase subunit — translation MFSTVLIANRGEIALRIARTCRELGLRTVLAHSTSDRDGPPVQFADEAVQIGPAAARRSYLNPAALVTAALQRGADAVHPGYGFLSEDSDFAEICEAHGLVFVGPPAKVIALLGDKARAREFVTAAGLPVLPGSTRVLSSGTEARAVADRIGYPVIIKAVAGGGGRGMTVVREPGELLRRYVDTRQTAQSLFGDSRVFVERYLESARHVEIQILADRHGNVIHLGARDCSVQRRRQKLVEESPPPGLPPSIVERMGAAAVEVARQAGYVGAGTFEFIVDDHDDFYFMEVNSRIQVEHPVTEMVTGVDLVREQLAVAAGRPLTLRQEDVAPRGCAIECRINAEDPDRDFMPTPGVIDEYLPPGGPFVRVDSHLRPGVRVTADYDPLLAKLVVWAPDRGQAIARMDRALSELRLTGPGVRTTAAFLRDVIAHPLFRDAKHTTGLVEQMSAVSG, via the coding sequence ATGTTCTCGACCGTCCTGATCGCCAACCGGGGCGAGATCGCGCTCCGGATAGCCCGGACGTGCCGCGAGCTCGGGCTGCGTACGGTGCTCGCGCACTCGACCAGCGACCGCGACGGCCCGCCGGTGCAGTTCGCCGACGAGGCCGTGCAGATCGGCCCGGCCGCGGCCCGCCGCAGCTACCTCAACCCGGCCGCGCTCGTCACCGCCGCCCTGCAGCGCGGGGCGGACGCGGTGCACCCGGGCTACGGCTTCCTGTCGGAGGACAGCGACTTCGCCGAGATCTGCGAGGCGCACGGCCTCGTCTTCGTCGGCCCGCCGGCCAAGGTGATCGCGCTGCTCGGCGACAAGGCCCGGGCCCGCGAGTTCGTGACGGCAGCCGGCCTGCCGGTGCTGCCCGGCAGCACCCGGGTGCTGAGCTCGGGCACCGAGGCCCGCGCGGTCGCCGACCGGATCGGCTACCCGGTCATCATCAAGGCGGTCGCCGGTGGCGGCGGTCGTGGGATGACCGTGGTCCGCGAGCCCGGTGAGCTGCTCCGCCGCTACGTCGACACGCGCCAGACCGCACAGAGCCTGTTCGGCGACTCCCGCGTCTTCGTCGAGCGCTACCTGGAGTCCGCGCGGCACGTCGAGATCCAGATCCTTGCCGACCGGCACGGCAACGTCATCCACCTCGGCGCCCGGGACTGCTCGGTGCAGCGGCGGCGGCAGAAGCTGGTCGAGGAGAGCCCACCGCCCGGGCTGCCGCCCTCCATTGTGGAGCGGATGGGCGCGGCCGCGGTCGAGGTGGCCCGCCAGGCCGGCTACGTCGGCGCGGGCACGTTCGAGTTCATCGTCGACGACCACGACGACTTCTACTTCATGGAGGTCAACAGCCGGATCCAGGTGGAGCACCCGGTCACCGAGATGGTCACCGGCGTCGACCTGGTCCGCGAGCAACTGGCCGTCGCGGCCGGGCGCCCTCTGACCCTGCGGCAGGAGGACGTCGCACCGCGCGGCTGTGCGATCGAGTGCCGGATCAACGCCGAGGACCCCGACCGCGACTTCATGCCGACGCCCGGCGTGATCGACGAGTACCTGCCGCCGGGCGGACCCTTCGTGCGGGTGGACTCGCACCTGCGGCCCGGCGTGCGGGTCACCGCCGACTACGACCCGCTGCTGGCCAAGCTCGTCGTCTGGGCGCCCGACCGTGGTCAGGCCATCGCCCGCATGGACCGGGCGCTGTCCGAGCTGCGCCTGACCGGCCCGGGCGTGCGTACCACCGCCGCCTTCCTGCGGGACGTCATCGCGCATCCGCTGTTCCGCGACGCCAAGCACACCACCGGGCTGGTCGAGCAGATGAGCGCGGTGAGCGGCTGA
- a CDS encoding fatty acyl-AMP ligase, whose translation MLRYRAARTPNKEAFFFTQESGDLAVGDLLTYGELDAGARRIGGWLRAHLPGGAAGRPVVLAFPPGLEFAMAYFGCLYAGAIAVPAPPPDGNRLHQERVERIVADCAAAALLTDTVVRFAERPPGDVPVFATGPGRMPDVGWEPPALTGDDLAMLQYTSGSTSEPKGVMLTHGNVLANLELISRRADTDHRLRVCGWLPFHHDMGLTQLLSVSYVGGFGALMSPTAFLKRPHRWLHMVHHFRGDIMLAPNFAYDLCARRIPDAQLAGVDLSSVRLAMNGAEPIAAQTIRGFATRFAPLGFRPEAAYPCYGMAEATLFVTGGRAGEVPVLRHVVTEQLEADRLVGAVGGAHTTELVGSGQVDGYDLRIVDTATGAPLPPGRIGEIWVRGPSIGRGYWNRPAESADTFDAHTPDGEGGFLRTGDLGGLLDGELFVTGRRKEMLIVHGRNLYPQDIERAVRALHPALDAGLGAAFAVADDDPRVVVVQEVRGTLPPDSAGPLVGAIQATVSREFGIKVAAVALLRPGQVPRTTSGKVQRRRARELFLAHRLTTVHEQVAPGVRPAPASSTPPQAAAPAR comes from the coding sequence ATGTTGCGTTATCGCGCCGCCCGTACGCCGAACAAGGAAGCATTCTTTTTCACACAGGAAAGTGGCGACCTGGCCGTCGGCGACCTGCTGACCTATGGCGAGCTCGACGCCGGCGCGCGCCGGATCGGCGGCTGGCTGCGGGCCCACCTGCCCGGTGGCGCCGCCGGCCGGCCCGTCGTGCTGGCCTTCCCGCCCGGCCTCGAGTTCGCGATGGCCTACTTCGGCTGCCTCTACGCCGGCGCGATCGCGGTCCCGGCGCCACCGCCGGACGGCAACCGGCTCCACCAGGAGCGGGTCGAGCGGATCGTCGCCGACTGTGCCGCGGCCGCGCTGTTGACCGACACGGTCGTCCGGTTCGCCGAGCGGCCGCCGGGCGACGTCCCGGTGTTCGCGACCGGTCCAGGCCGGATGCCCGACGTCGGCTGGGAGCCACCGGCGCTCACCGGCGACGACCTGGCGATGCTCCAGTACACGTCGGGCTCCACCAGCGAGCCCAAGGGCGTGATGCTGACGCACGGCAACGTGCTGGCGAACCTCGAGCTGATCTCGCGGCGCGCGGACACCGACCACCGGCTGCGGGTCTGCGGCTGGCTGCCGTTCCACCACGACATGGGGCTGACCCAGCTGCTCAGCGTCAGTTACGTCGGCGGCTTCGGCGCCCTGATGTCGCCGACGGCCTTCCTCAAGCGGCCGCACCGCTGGCTGCACATGGTGCACCACTTCCGCGGCGACATCATGCTGGCGCCCAACTTCGCGTACGACCTCTGCGCCCGCCGGATCCCCGACGCCCAGCTGGCCGGCGTCGACCTGAGCAGCGTGCGGCTCGCCATGAACGGCGCGGAGCCGATCGCGGCGCAGACGATCCGCGGTTTCGCGACCCGGTTCGCGCCGCTGGGCTTCCGCCCCGAGGCGGCCTACCCCTGCTACGGGATGGCGGAGGCGACCCTGTTCGTCACCGGCGGCCGCGCGGGCGAGGTGCCGGTGCTCCGGCACGTCGTCACCGAGCAGCTCGAGGCGGACCGGCTGGTGGGGGCCGTGGGCGGTGCGCACACCACCGAGCTCGTGGGCAGCGGCCAGGTCGACGGCTACGACCTGCGCATCGTCGACACCGCGACGGGTGCCCCGCTGCCACCGGGCCGGATCGGCGAGATCTGGGTACGCGGCCCCAGCATCGGTCGCGGCTACTGGAACCGGCCGGCCGAGTCGGCCGACACCTTCGACGCCCACACCCCCGACGGCGAGGGCGGCTTCCTGCGCACCGGCGACCTCGGCGGCCTGCTCGACGGCGAGCTGTTCGTCACCGGGCGCCGCAAGGAGATGCTGATCGTGCACGGCCGCAACCTCTACCCGCAGGACATCGAGCGCGCCGTCCGGGCGCTGCACCCGGCCCTCGACGCCGGCCTGGGCGCCGCGTTCGCGGTCGCCGACGACGATCCGCGCGTGGTCGTGGTGCAGGAGGTCCGCGGCACGCTCCCGCCCGACTCGGCCGGACCGCTGGTCGGGGCGATCCAGGCGACCGTGAGCCGGGAGTTCGGGATCAAGGTGGCCGCCGTCGCGCTGCTGCGCCCCGGCCAGGTGCCCCGCACCACGAGCGGCAAGGTGCAGCGCCGGCGCGCCCGCGAGCTGTTCCTGGCCCACCGGCTGACGACCGTGCACGAGCAGGTGGCGCCCGGGGTCCGCCCGGCACCTGCCAGTTCGACGCCGCCACAGGCGGCGGCGCCCGCCCGCTGA
- a CDS encoding ATP-binding cassette domain-containing protein: MSDNGIEVTGLVKKFGAVTALEGLDLTVPAGTVLGLLGPNGAGKTTAVRIITTLLRPDAGRALVAGLDVVSKADEVRKVIGLSGQYAACDPILTGRENLVMFGRLHHIGTREARRRADEMIERFDLTELADRPARTYSGGNARRLDLAATLLVRPKVIFLDEPTAGLDPRSRRVMWEVIEGLVRDGATLLLTTQYLEEADALAARIVIVERGTVVAEGTPDELRGRIGGERVELVLEKPADLPAAVTAMTGVGSGEVTTDEEALRIVVPVAGGAGSLTTVVRELDSAGVQAHDLALRRPTLDDVFLALTGRKAEAIPAPRRGGRPGGRGRR, from the coding sequence ATGAGCGACAACGGCATCGAGGTGACCGGCCTCGTCAAGAAGTTCGGAGCGGTCACCGCCCTCGAGGGGCTCGACCTGACCGTGCCCGCCGGAACCGTGCTCGGCCTGCTGGGCCCCAACGGCGCCGGCAAGACCACGGCCGTACGCATCATCACGACGCTGTTGCGGCCGGACGCCGGCCGGGCCCTGGTGGCCGGCCTCGACGTGGTGAGCAAGGCCGACGAGGTGCGCAAAGTGATCGGCCTGTCCGGCCAGTACGCCGCCTGCGACCCGATCCTGACCGGGCGCGAGAACCTCGTGATGTTCGGCCGGCTGCACCACATCGGCACGCGCGAGGCGCGGCGGCGGGCGGACGAGATGATCGAGCGCTTCGACCTCACGGAGCTGGCCGACCGCCCGGCCCGCACGTACTCCGGTGGCAACGCCCGGCGGTTGGACCTCGCCGCGACCCTGCTGGTCCGGCCCAAGGTGATCTTCCTCGACGAGCCCACCGCCGGCCTCGACCCGCGCAGCCGCCGGGTGATGTGGGAGGTCATCGAGGGGCTGGTCCGCGACGGGGCGACCCTGCTGCTCACCACGCAATATCTCGAGGAGGCCGACGCGCTGGCCGCCCGGATCGTGATCGTCGAGCGCGGCACCGTCGTCGCCGAGGGCACACCGGACGAGCTGCGTGGCCGGATCGGCGGCGAACGCGTCGAACTGGTGCTGGAGAAGCCCGCCGACCTGCCCGCCGCCGTCACCGCGATGACCGGCGTCGGCAGCGGCGAGGTGACCACCGACGAGGAGGCGCTGCGCATCGTCGTGCCGGTGGCCGGTGGCGCGGGCTCCCTGACCACGGTGGTCCGCGAGCTCGACAGCGCGGGCGTCCAGGCCCACGACCTCGCCCTGCGCCGCCCGACCCTCGACGACGTGTTCCTGGCGCTGACGGGACGCAAGGCCGAAGCGATTCCCGCGCCGCGCAGAGGTGGCCGGCCGGGCGGAAGGGGACGGCGATGA
- a CDS encoding acyl carrier protein, translating to MATDSDESYDEMLEWLTERVTFYLDRDEPVDPDVPLAEFGVDSIYTASIVGEVEERYGLTVDPTAAWDHPTVAALTKYLHERLAAG from the coding sequence ATGGCCACCGACTCCGACGAGTCCTACGACGAGATGCTGGAGTGGCTGACGGAACGGGTCACCTTCTACCTGGACCGGGACGAGCCCGTCGACCCCGACGTCCCGCTCGCCGAGTTCGGCGTCGACTCGATCTACACGGCGAGCATCGTCGGCGAGGTCGAGGAGCGCTACGGGCTCACCGTCGACCCGACGGCCGCCTGGGACCACCCGACCGTGGCGGCGCTCACCAAGTACCTGCACGAGCGGCTGGCGGCGGGATGA
- a CDS encoding polyketide synthase has product MTDVAVVGLACRFPGGESRDAFWELLRRGGDGVGPVPPARWEPDRYYSPESASGTMNNREGAFLRDVDGLDHEFFAINPTDAAALDPHQRLLLSCAWHALEDAGVDPTGLAGAACGVYLGVMGNDWVWRTADTAAAGFTSRQGAGTGHHMAANRLSYQLNLRGPSLAIDTACSSSLVAVHLAARAVADGDCDYALAGGVNAILEPINGIYFTLLGLSAPDGRCKPFNAAADGMGRGEGVGVVVLRRLADARAAGQRVYAVVRGGAISHNGRSNGITAPARWGQQEAIERAYRNAGVAAADLDFVEAHGTGTLIGDAIEVNALRAVHAAGRAAPCAVGSVKGNIGHTEGAAGIASFIKATLAIHHRLLPPTVHGRPTNPALELDGPVLRLVDEARPLPDTGVLGGVSAFGLGGTNAHVVLAGDDAPAAVPSPGRGVFTVSAPTDAALRRNLLAQADVLSSAPDAELAARCHTSNRTKAGMRVRFAAVATSRVALVTALRAAAAAPVPIERSGRIRLGFQVGVPTGPVDDAVDLLLALRLDPVALLATPGAPQSIVDRIMTATELPVLPVDAAPRLSHVVRIGDPRAVLGVSTMDDVWSVAAALYRAGAQPQWDALYRPDQRQVRPLAPYQFAPTRFPLPERAGRDRREETTAWSTTGSRS; this is encoded by the coding sequence ATGACCGACGTCGCGGTGGTGGGGCTGGCCTGCCGGTTCCCGGGCGGGGAGAGCCGCGACGCGTTCTGGGAGCTGTTGCGCCGCGGTGGCGACGGGGTCGGACCCGTGCCGCCGGCCCGGTGGGAGCCGGACCGCTACTACTCCCCCGAGAGCGCCAGCGGCACGATGAACAACCGCGAGGGCGCGTTCCTGCGCGACGTGGACGGCCTCGACCACGAGTTCTTCGCGATCAACCCGACCGACGCCGCCGCGCTGGACCCGCACCAGCGCCTGCTGCTCTCCTGCGCCTGGCATGCGCTGGAGGACGCGGGCGTCGACCCGACCGGCCTCGCGGGCGCGGCGTGCGGCGTCTACCTCGGCGTCATGGGCAACGACTGGGTGTGGCGCACGGCGGACACCGCGGCGGCCGGCTTCACGTCGCGCCAGGGCGCCGGCACCGGGCACCACATGGCCGCCAACCGGCTCTCGTACCAGCTGAACCTGCGCGGTCCGAGCCTCGCGATCGACACGGCCTGCTCGTCGTCGCTGGTCGCCGTGCACCTCGCGGCCCGGGCGGTGGCCGACGGCGACTGCGACTACGCGCTCGCCGGCGGTGTCAACGCCATCCTCGAACCGATCAACGGCATCTACTTCACGCTGCTGGGCCTGTCAGCGCCCGACGGCCGGTGCAAGCCGTTCAACGCCGCCGCCGACGGGATGGGCCGGGGCGAGGGCGTCGGCGTGGTGGTGCTGCGCCGGTTGGCCGACGCACGGGCCGCCGGGCAACGGGTCTACGCGGTCGTCCGCGGCGGCGCCATCAGCCACAACGGTCGCAGCAACGGCATCACCGCGCCCGCCCGTTGGGGCCAGCAGGAGGCGATCGAACGCGCGTACCGCAACGCCGGTGTGGCGGCGGCGGACCTCGACTTCGTGGAAGCGCACGGCACGGGCACGCTGATCGGCGACGCCATCGAGGTGAACGCCCTGCGCGCGGTGCACGCCGCCGGCCGCGCGGCGCCGTGCGCGGTGGGCTCGGTCAAGGGGAACATCGGGCACACCGAGGGCGCGGCCGGCATCGCCAGCTTCATCAAGGCGACCTTGGCGATCCACCACCGGCTGCTGCCACCGACCGTGCACGGCCGCCCGACCAACCCGGCGCTCGAGCTGGACGGCCCGGTGCTGCGGCTCGTCGACGAGGCCCGACCGTTGCCGGACACCGGCGTCCTCGGGGGCGTCAGCGCGTTCGGTCTCGGCGGCACCAACGCGCACGTCGTGCTCGCCGGCGACGACGCCCCGGCTGCCGTGCCCAGCCCGGGCCGCGGCGTCTTCACGGTGTCCGCGCCGACCGACGCGGCGTTGCGGCGCAACCTGCTCGCCCAGGCCGACGTGCTCAGCTCGGCACCGGATGCCGAGCTCGCCGCCCGCTGCCACACCAGCAACCGGACGAAGGCGGGGATGCGGGTGCGGTTCGCCGCCGTCGCGACCTCGCGCGTGGCGCTCGTGACGGCGCTGCGGGCCGCGGCGGCCGCGCCGGTGCCGATCGAGCGGTCCGGCCGGATCCGGCTCGGCTTCCAGGTCGGCGTGCCGACCGGCCCGGTCGACGACGCGGTCGACCTGTTGCTCGCGCTGCGGCTGGATCCGGTCGCGCTGCTGGCCACGCCCGGAGCTCCACAGTCCATCGTGGACCGGATCATGACCGCCACCGAGCTGCCCGTCCTGCCCGTCGACGCCGCGCCGCGCCTCAGTCACGTCGTCCGGATCGGCGACCCCCGGGCGGTCCTCGGCGTGTCCACCATGGACGACGTCTGGTCGGTGGCCGCTGCCCTCTACCGGGCCGGCGCACAACCGCAGTGGGACGCCCTCTACCGGCCCGACCAGCGCCAGGTGCGACCCCTCGCGCCCTACCAGTTCGCACCGACCCGATTCCCGTTGCCGGAACGCGCCGGGCGGGACCGACGCGAGGAGACCACCGCATGGAGCACGACCGGATCCCGGTCCTGA
- a CDS encoding ABC transporter permease has protein sequence MTTLGWTVHDSAVVAQRQLRRIVRVPQSLFFSLIQPVLFVLLFTFVLGSAIAVPGGRYIDFLLPGTFVQTVAFAGAATAVGLADESRNGFMDRFRSLPMSHAAVLLGRIAADAVRNLIVVLILLLLGTALGFRLGTGPLEVLGGLGVLVAFSLGFSSLAAAIGLSVGNPEVAQLAMTICAFPLVFASSAYVPMDTLPDWLRIWTQFSPITVTVESIRSLLVGPDAGGPGAARLAPLALLWAALLVVVFLPIAVRAFRRRSDR, from the coding sequence ATGACCACGCTCGGATGGACCGTGCACGACTCGGCCGTGGTGGCGCAACGGCAACTGCGCCGGATCGTACGCGTGCCCCAGTCCCTGTTCTTCTCGCTCATCCAGCCGGTGCTCTTCGTGCTGCTGTTCACGTTCGTGCTCGGCTCGGCGATCGCGGTGCCCGGCGGCCGCTACATCGACTTCCTGCTCCCGGGCACGTTCGTGCAGACCGTCGCGTTCGCTGGCGCGGCCACCGCGGTCGGCCTCGCCGACGAGTCCCGCAACGGCTTCATGGACCGGTTCCGGTCGCTGCCGATGTCGCACGCCGCCGTGCTGCTCGGCCGGATCGCCGCCGACGCGGTGCGCAACCTGATCGTCGTGCTGATCCTGCTGCTGCTCGGCACCGCGCTCGGCTTCCGGCTCGGCACCGGCCCGCTGGAGGTGCTCGGCGGCCTCGGCGTGCTGGTGGCGTTCAGCCTCGGTTTCTCGTCGCTGGCCGCGGCGATCGGGCTGTCCGTCGGCAATCCGGAGGTCGCTCAGCTCGCCATGACCATCTGCGCGTTCCCGCTGGTGTTCGCCTCCAGCGCGTACGTGCCGATGGACACCCTGCCGGACTGGCTGCGGATCTGGACGCAGTTCAGCCCGATCACCGTCACCGTCGAGAGCATCCGCAGCCTGCTCGTGGGCCCTGACGCCGGTGGTCCCGGCGCGGCCCGGCTGGCCCCGCTGGCGCTGCTCTGGGCGGCTCTGCTCGTCGTGGTGTTCCTGCCGATCGCGGTGCGGGCGTTCCGGCGCCGGTCCGACCGGTGA
- a CDS encoding FAD-dependent monooxygenase has protein sequence MEHDRIPVLIVGGGLAGLSTAAFLAWHGVPALLVERHAAALGHPRARVINPRTVELFRQIGLEDEILAARSFAHREPAVFLRAGTLAGPEKGRGVMSNPGGPSFSPSPWAPIDQDRLENLVAAHATRLGADIRYGQELVDLVDGGDRVTATLREAATGREHTVVADYLVAADGHDSGIRRRLGLELQGYGPLGNLLSLVFAADLTRAMAGRELAICHLDEPEVGTVLLPHDRAGRWVFSTPYHPERGETLAGISEQRCVELVRAAIGDPELTVELLPQLTDGTKKLAYSIAAGVADRYAVGRVLLVGDAAHLMPPSGAWGSGTGIQDAHNLAWKLAAVLTGVAAPSLLDTYEAERRPVALVTVQESLHQLRARSGRPLPGLPDVPPADYFAVVFGHRYASRLIAADGPAGPPLPPGELRGQPGTRAPHVSLRRGDEPVSTVDLYGRDFVLLTGAADWAGAAADIADREPAGLVAHLIGVDLADPDGRFAAAHGIGDAGAVLVRPDGVVAWRQVGAPDGDPVKLLELALDRALDRHRPLSSDRRSAYRSIGGNQIPPRG, from the coding sequence ATGGAGCACGACCGGATCCCGGTCCTGATCGTCGGCGGTGGCCTCGCCGGCCTCTCCACCGCCGCCTTCCTGGCCTGGCACGGCGTGCCGGCGCTGCTGGTCGAACGGCATGCCGCCGCCCTCGGCCATCCCCGAGCCCGGGTGATCAACCCCCGGACCGTCGAGCTGTTCCGGCAGATCGGGCTCGAGGACGAGATCCTCGCCGCGCGGTCGTTCGCGCACCGCGAGCCGGCCGTGTTCCTCCGCGCCGGGACGCTGGCCGGTCCCGAGAAGGGCCGCGGGGTGATGAGCAACCCGGGCGGGCCGAGCTTCAGCCCGAGCCCGTGGGCGCCGATCGACCAGGACCGCCTGGAGAACCTGGTCGCCGCGCACGCGACCCGGCTGGGCGCCGACATCCGTTACGGCCAGGAGCTCGTGGACCTGGTGGACGGCGGGGACCGGGTGACCGCGACGCTGCGCGAGGCGGCGACCGGTCGGGAGCACACCGTGGTCGCGGACTACCTGGTCGCGGCCGACGGGCACGACTCCGGCATCCGCCGGCGGCTCGGCCTCGAGCTGCAGGGCTACGGCCCGCTCGGCAACCTGCTGTCGCTGGTGTTCGCCGCCGACCTGACCCGCGCGATGGCCGGCCGGGAGCTCGCGATCTGCCATCTCGACGAGCCGGAGGTCGGCACGGTCCTGCTGCCGCACGATCGGGCGGGACGCTGGGTGTTCAGCACGCCCTATCACCCCGAGCGCGGGGAGACGCTGGCCGGCATCAGCGAGCAGCGCTGCGTCGAGCTGGTCCGGGCGGCCATCGGCGACCCGGAGCTGACCGTCGAGCTGCTGCCCCAGCTGACCGACGGAACCAAGAAGCTCGCCTACTCGATCGCGGCCGGGGTGGCCGACCGGTACGCGGTCGGGCGGGTGTTGCTGGTCGGCGACGCCGCGCACCTGATGCCGCCGAGCGGGGCCTGGGGCTCCGGCACCGGCATCCAGGACGCGCACAACCTGGCCTGGAAACTGGCCGCGGTGCTCACCGGCGTGGCCGCACCGTCCCTGTTGGACACCTACGAGGCCGAACGGCGCCCGGTGGCGCTGGTCACCGTGCAGGAGTCGCTGCACCAACTGCGCGCGCGCTCCGGCCGCCCGTTGCCCGGCCTGCCCGACGTGCCACCGGCCGACTACTTCGCGGTCGTCTTCGGCCACCGCTACGCGTCCCGCCTGATCGCCGCCGACGGTCCCGCCGGTCCCCCGCTGCCGCCCGGTGAGCTGCGTGGCCAGCCGGGCACGCGGGCGCCGCACGTGTCGTTGCGGCGCGGCGACGAGCCGGTCTCGACCGTCGACCTCTACGGCCGCGACTTCGTCCTGCTCACCGGCGCCGCCGACTGGGCGGGCGCGGCGGCCGACATCGCCGACCGCGAGCCGGCGGGCCTGGTGGCGCACCTGATCGGTGTCGACCTCGCCGATCCGGACGGTCGGTTCGCGGCGGCGCACGGCATCGGCGACGCGGGCGCCGTGCTGGTCCGCCCGGACGGCGTCGTCGCGTGGCGGCAGGTCGGCGCCCCCGACGGCGATCCCGTGAAGCTGCTGGAGCTGGCCCTCGACCGCGCTCTCGATCGGCACCGTCCGTTGTCGAGCGACCGTCGATCGGCGTATCGCAGCATCGGCGGCAACCAGATCCCACCTCGAGGTTGA